In Candidatus Cohnella colombiensis, one DNA window encodes the following:
- a CDS encoding maltose ABC transporter substrate-binding protein, with product MRNKLGILVVFALMLCAVAACGGNNTSEPSSSSPASATTPSSSDNSSESASEDVEVQPETGANLKIWADTTERTFIEAVVPGFTEKYGIQVTIEEVNIPNQAEKLETDGPAKLAADIVMLPHDKLSKLVQANLILPNDLFEEQTRASTLEAAVKASTFDGILYGYPETIETYALFYNRDLVKEVPKTWDDVIAFAETFNDTANKKYTIAWLHNLYFNSMFITPAGGYLFGKEGTDGSDIGLNNEGAIEGLEFYQSLNKIAPIKTNDLTYNVQLELFTTGKLAMTIDGPWSIGAFRDKVNFGIAPLPDYPGGKKTSSLAGVRSFYVNSYTTYPNAAKLLASYLISKESALKDFELANIIPANKEANEDPRIKNDPILSGIVEQFKNSTPMPSIPEMNSMWGPTDAAFASIWNNNEDVKTVMDKAVQSIQDLIKTANNS from the coding sequence ATGAGAAATAAACTAGGAATATTAGTAGTGTTTGCACTTATGTTATGCGCAGTAGCAGCATGTGGTGGCAATAATACTTCAGAGCCGTCATCATCTTCACCAGCTTCAGCCACGACTCCATCCTCTTCTGACAATTCAAGTGAAAGCGCTTCAGAAGATGTAGAGGTCCAACCAGAAACAGGTGCTAATCTAAAAATTTGGGCGGACACAACAGAAAGAACATTTATTGAAGCGGTAGTCCCTGGATTTACAGAAAAATATGGCATTCAAGTTACGATTGAGGAAGTAAATATTCCGAATCAAGCTGAAAAGCTTGAAACAGATGGTCCTGCAAAATTAGCAGCTGACATCGTCATGCTTCCACACGATAAACTCTCTAAGCTCGTTCAAGCAAATCTAATATTGCCAAATGATTTGTTTGAGGAGCAAACAAGAGCTTCGACACTTGAAGCAGCTGTAAAAGCGAGCACTTTTGATGGGATTTTGTATGGATACCCTGAAACGATCGAAACGTACGCTCTATTTTATAATCGTGATCTTGTAAAGGAAGTACCGAAAACTTGGGATGATGTCATTGCCTTTGCAGAGACGTTCAATGATACTGCCAATAAGAAATATACGATTGCATGGCTCCACAACCTATACTTCAATAGCATGTTCATAACGCCCGCAGGTGGTTACTTGTTCGGTAAAGAAGGAACCGATGGCTCTGATATTGGACTGAATAATGAAGGTGCAATTGAAGGTTTGGAATTTTACCAAAGTCTCAATAAGATCGCTCCGATTAAGACTAATGATTTAACTTATAACGTTCAACTTGAATTGTTCACTACAGGTAAGCTTGCGATGACGATTGACGGTCCATGGTCCATCGGTGCATTCAGAGACAAAGTAAACTTCGGTATTGCGCCACTTCCGGATTATCCAGGCGGGAAGAAAACAAGTTCACTCGCCGGTGTGAGATCGTTCTATGTTAACTCCTATACTACCTATCCGAATGCAGCAAAATTATTAGCTTCCTATTTAATTTCAAAGGAAAGCGCTCTGAAAGATTTTGAGCTTGCGAACATCATCCCTGCGAACAAGGAAGCGAATGAAGATCCGCGCATTAAGAACGATCCGATTCTGAGTGGCATTGTAGAGCAATTCAAAAATTCAACACCAATGCCGTCCATCCCAGAAATGAACAGCATGTGGGGACCTACAGACGCAGCATTCGCTTCGATTTGGAACAACAATGAAGATGTGAAGACGGTAATGGATAAAGCCGTTCAATCCATTCAAGATTTAATTAAAACCGCGAACAATTCGTAA
- a CDS encoding ABC transporter permease subunit, with translation MTRHSTPATMLSVLFMGMGQWYNRQFMKGLLFIAVELFGIYWIVTRLGNSIAGLISLGHTPRTMVKVDKVYQMVDGDHSIFLMVEGLISLLVVFIFVALYVLNIRDAWATAKARDSGVEPHVFKVTLKNIGNRYFPHLILFLPLTASLMLLVMPIIFTILIAFTDFAAPNLPPAKLVHWVGFEVFNKLTYLGTWSKTLFGVATWTVFWAIVTTITTYLLGTVVAVLIAQKGIRWKKMWRTLLIIPFAVPNLVSLLVFRNLLNSEFGPINQYLEWMGLSGLPWLSDPFWARFTVITVNLWLSFPLIMILVTGVLTTIPKDLYEAAEVDGASRFFTFRAITLPLVLFSTAPIFIAQFASNFNNFNVIFLLTNGNPIMPDYVYAGGTDLLVTWLYKLTLINNQYNFASVLSILIFLVVASLSIINYRNTQAFKEEDMIQ, from the coding sequence ATGACTAGGCATTCCACTCCAGCAACAATGTTGTCCGTTCTCTTCATGGGCATGGGACAATGGTATAATCGGCAATTTATGAAGGGCTTACTGTTTATCGCGGTAGAGCTTTTCGGTATTTATTGGATTGTAACCCGTTTAGGAAATTCTATTGCGGGCTTGATCTCTCTAGGTCATACCCCTCGGACAATGGTTAAAGTCGATAAAGTCTATCAGATGGTTGATGGAGATCATTCTATATTTCTAATGGTTGAAGGATTAATTTCATTACTTGTGGTGTTCATTTTTGTAGCCTTATATGTCTTGAACATTCGTGATGCATGGGCGACGGCGAAGGCGAGAGATTCTGGAGTAGAGCCCCATGTCTTTAAAGTTACATTGAAAAACATAGGTAATCGCTATTTTCCACATCTTATCTTGTTTCTGCCACTGACAGCTTCACTGATGCTACTTGTGATGCCGATTATTTTTACGATATTAATTGCATTTACTGATTTTGCTGCACCGAATCTACCGCCTGCTAAGCTCGTTCATTGGGTGGGATTTGAGGTTTTCAATAAACTGACGTATTTAGGAACATGGAGCAAAACACTTTTTGGTGTTGCCACATGGACAGTATTCTGGGCGATTGTGACGACAATTACAACCTATTTACTTGGTACGGTTGTAGCTGTCTTAATCGCACAGAAAGGAATTAGATGGAAGAAAATGTGGCGTACATTGCTGATCATCCCATTCGCAGTTCCGAATTTGGTGTCGCTACTTGTTTTCCGGAATTTACTTAACTCAGAGTTTGGTCCAATCAATCAATATTTAGAATGGATGGGCTTGTCAGGATTGCCGTGGCTCTCTGATCCTTTCTGGGCACGCTTCACAGTAATCACCGTTAATCTGTGGCTCAGCTTTCCGCTCATCATGATACTCGTGACCGGTGTATTGACGACGATTCCGAAAGATTTATATGAAGCAGCGGAAGTAGACGGCGCATCGCGGTTTTTCACTTTCCGGGCGATCACACTTCCACTTGTCTTATTCTCTACTGCTCCAATATTCATAGCTCAGTTCGCGAGTAACTTCAACAACTTCAACGTTATTTTCTTATTAACGAACGGTAACCCCATAATGCCTGATTACGTGTATGCGGGTGGTACAGACTTGCTTGTAACGTGGCTATACAAATTAACGCTAATCAACAATCAGTATAACTTTGCATCTGTGCTTAGTATTCTCATCTTCCTCGTAGTTGCGTCGCTGTCGATCATCAACTATCGCAACACTCAGGCGTTTAAAGAGGAGGATATGATTCAATGA
- a CDS encoding sugar ABC transporter permease: MKLRHLITYLILLVLTISIVYPALWILMSSLKVGDSLYSETFIPKAFTLDHYKELFTNTRYHYSRWYMNTIKVAVLSAILGTFMTLLGSYAMARFRFVGRKFGLMGMLVLNMFPSFMSLVAIYVLLLQFDLLNSHWALILIYSSGAFINNVFVAKGFYDTIPRSLEEAARIDGASHWKVFTNVMIPLSKPMLTYVSLVIFNGAWVDFIFARLILRTVDQETLAVGLYDIVNQQNATDFTFFAAGAVLLAIPVLLLFVWLQRFLVDGLTAGASKG, translated from the coding sequence ATGAAGCTTCGCCACCTCATTACCTACTTAATCTTGCTCGTACTTACGATTTCAATCGTATATCCAGCATTATGGATCCTAATGTCCTCCTTAAAAGTCGGAGACAGCTTGTATAGTGAGACGTTCATTCCAAAAGCTTTTACGCTCGATCACTACAAGGAGCTATTTACGAATACGAGATATCACTATTCGCGCTGGTACATGAATACGATCAAAGTTGCGGTACTCTCTGCGATTTTAGGGACATTTATGACATTGCTGGGCTCCTATGCGATGGCTCGCTTTCGGTTTGTCGGACGTAAGTTCGGTTTGATGGGGATGCTCGTTCTGAACATGTTTCCGAGCTTTATGTCGTTAGTGGCGATCTATGTTCTGTTGCTGCAGTTCGACTTATTGAATTCCCACTGGGCACTCATTCTCATTTATAGCTCAGGAGCTTTCATTAATAATGTTTTTGTAGCGAAGGGCTTCTATGACACGATCCCAAGAAGTCTTGAAGAAGCTGCAAGGATAGATGGGGCGTCACACTGGAAAGTATTTACGAACGTGATGATTCCTCTTTCGAAGCCAATGCTTACTTATGTCAGTTTAGTCATCTTCAATGGCGCGTGGGTAGATTTTATCTTTGCGAGATTAATATTGCGTACGGTAGATCAAGAGACTTTAGCAGTTGGTCTATACGATATCGTCAATCAACAGAACGCAACCGATTTCACATTTTTTGCTGCAGGGGCTGTTTTACTAGCCATTCCAGTTCTTCTCTTGTTTGTATGGCTGCAACGATTTTTGGTTGATGGTTTAACGGCTGGTGCATCTAAGGGATAA
- a CDS encoding glycoside hydrolase family 13 protein, whose product MLKEAIFHTNDIPYLFSVSENEVKLRIRTKRDEIASCIVVHSDRYVAPGNGTALHLNKVASTVLHDYFETIIYTKVRRLRYQFLLTDLQGAQVWYGEYMVSESREAAGYFHCPNIANADDGSPPSWVKDAIVYQIFPERFNNGNQAINPSQTRSWTSNEPLEYCSFYGGDLQGIIEKLPYLHMLGVNVVYLNPVFESPTNHKYDTTDYYKIDPHFGDLNTMKELVRIAHSLQIRVVLDAVFNHAGDQSAEFQDVVAHGENSRYKDWFHIASFPIVQSPIPNYEAFGMNTPSMPKLNTRNPEVIEYLIAVAKYWIHEVGIDGWRLDVANEVDHAFWRRLRQEIKSIDRELLLVGEVMHRSGSWLRGDQFDGVMNYILRDVMVDFFAKQTITVRMFMDRVDEIRMEYTDYAQDAMFNLLGSHDTLRFLTACSKSVWGWHDKYEQSRMMLAVLFQFSYTGMPVIYYGDEVGMTGGEDPDCRKPMVWQESEQNKELFAYYQSLITVRKTNIALREGEYQRWFVNEAMNTWGIIRSHPQQTIGILFNNSPNVSPIEIAELNNINVKSIQQLFGSAKLCLENGTIVGELPPYSGTVITLY is encoded by the coding sequence ATGCTAAAGGAAGCTATCTTTCATACAAATGACATTCCCTATTTGTTCTCTGTTAGTGAGAATGAGGTAAAGCTTCGAATTCGTACGAAGCGGGATGAAATCGCATCTTGCATCGTTGTTCATTCAGATCGATATGTTGCACCGGGAAATGGAACAGCGCTGCATTTGAATAAAGTCGCATCGACAGTGCTTCATGATTACTTCGAAACGATTATCTATACGAAGGTTAGACGTCTTCGTTATCAATTTCTTTTGACAGATCTACAAGGTGCTCAAGTTTGGTATGGAGAGTATATGGTCTCAGAGAGTCGGGAGGCTGCAGGCTACTTTCATTGTCCGAATATTGCGAATGCAGATGATGGATCACCTCCTTCATGGGTGAAGGATGCGATTGTTTATCAGATTTTCCCCGAGAGATTTAATAATGGTAATCAAGCGATCAATCCATCTCAGACACGAAGCTGGACTTCAAACGAACCTCTAGAGTATTGTAGCTTTTATGGAGGAGATCTACAGGGGATCATTGAGAAGCTGCCTTACTTGCATATGCTCGGTGTAAATGTGGTCTATTTGAATCCTGTCTTTGAGTCTCCGACGAATCATAAGTATGATACGACGGATTATTACAAGATTGATCCTCATTTTGGTGATCTGAATACGATGAAAGAGCTTGTTCGAATCGCTCATTCGCTTCAAATTCGAGTCGTGTTGGATGCAGTATTCAACCATGCAGGTGATCAGTCTGCAGAGTTCCAGGATGTTGTGGCCCATGGCGAGAATTCACGGTATAAGGATTGGTTCCACATTGCGTCATTCCCAATTGTCCAATCTCCTATTCCTAACTATGAGGCGTTTGGGATGAATACTCCATCAATGCCCAAGCTAAATACAAGAAATCCTGAGGTCATCGAATATTTGATAGCTGTTGCGAAGTATTGGATTCATGAGGTGGGGATTGATGGTTGGAGATTGGATGTTGCGAACGAGGTGGATCATGCGTTCTGGCGTCGCTTGCGTCAAGAAATCAAGTCGATTGATCGTGAATTGTTACTTGTGGGAGAAGTCATGCACCGTTCAGGCTCGTGGTTAAGGGGTGATCAGTTCGATGGTGTAATGAACTACATTTTGCGAGATGTCATGGTTGACTTCTTCGCAAAACAGACGATTACTGTTCGAATGTTCATGGATCGAGTTGACGAGATTCGGATGGAATACACCGATTATGCGCAGGATGCAATGTTCAATCTGCTGGGTAGCCATGATACGCTTCGCTTTCTAACCGCATGCTCGAAAAGTGTATGGGGTTGGCACGACAAGTACGAGCAGTCTCGGATGATGCTTGCAGTATTGTTTCAATTCAGTTACACAGGTATGCCAGTCATCTATTATGGCGATGAGGTTGGAATGACTGGAGGCGAGGATCCTGACTGTCGCAAGCCAATGGTGTGGCAAGAGTCGGAGCAAAATAAAGAGCTATTCGCGTATTATCAATCACTCATAACTGTTCGCAAAACGAATATTGCTTTGCGAGAAGGTGAGTATCAAAGATGGTTCGTGAATGAAGCGATGAATACGTGGGGAATTATACGATCACATCCTCAACAAACAATTGGAATATTGTTTAATAATAGTCCGAATGTAAGTCCAATTGAGATCGCGGAATTGAACAACATTAATGTGAAGAGCATTCAGCAGTTGTTTGGCAGTGCAAAGCTATGTTTAGAGAATGGAACGATTGTTGGTGAGCTTCCTCCCTACTCCGGCACAGTCATAACTCTATATTAA